One Fusobacterium ulcerans DNA segment encodes these proteins:
- the murB gene encoding UDP-N-acetylmuramate dehydrogenase, which translates to MKILENHEMKLHSNMKVGGTAKKFITVEDKNELKEIFEKNSNIFLIGNGTNTLIDEGNLDMTFVSLKEFDNVRELERGLVEVEAGLDFNKLIAYMNKNNYSGLENLAGIPGSVGGLVYMNGGAYGSEIFDCISEIEIFDENHEIRRIKKEDLDFSYRRTEIQSKKWIIISAVFKFKDGFDLQKVVEIQTMRESKQPLDLPNLGSTFKNPAGDFSARLISEAGLKGTVIGGAQISEKHPNFIVNRGTATFKDISEILKLVKKTISEKYGINLEEEIIIIKNSDK; encoded by the coding sequence ATGAAGATACTTGAAAATCATGAAATGAAGCTGCATTCTAATATGAAAGTAGGAGGAACAGCTAAAAAATTTATAACTGTAGAAGATAAAAATGAACTTAAGGAGATATTTGAAAAAAATAGTAATATTTTCCTCATAGGAAATGGGACAAATACCCTGATAGATGAAGGAAATTTAGATATGACCTTTGTTTCTCTGAAAGAATTTGATAATGTAAGAGAATTGGAAAGAGGTCTGGTAGAAGTAGAAGCTGGATTGGATTTTAATAAGCTTATTGCTTATATGAACAAAAATAATTACAGTGGACTTGAAAATCTTGCTGGAATCCCTGGAAGTGTAGGGGGACTTGTCTACATGAATGGAGGAGCTTATGGAAGTGAAATATTTGACTGCATAAGTGAGATAGAGATATTTGATGAAAATCATGAGATAAGAAGAATAAAAAAAGAGGATTTAGATTTTTCATATAGAAGAACTGAGATACAAAGTAAAAAATGGATAATAATAAGTGCTGTATTTAAGTTCAAAGATGGATTTGATCTTCAAAAAGTTGTAGAAATACAGACTATGAGAGAAAGTAAGCAGCCTCTTGATCTTCCTAACCTTGGAAGTACTTTCAAAAACCCAGCAGGAGATTTTTCAGCAAGACTTATATCAGAGGCAGGACTGAAAGGAACTGTTATAGGAGGAGCTCAAATATCAGAAAAACATCCTAACTTTATAGTTAATAGAGGTACTGCTACATTCAAGGATATTTCTGAAATATTAAAACTTGTGAAAAAGACTATAAGTGAAAAATATGGAATAAACCTTGAAGAAGAAATAATAATAATTAAAAATTCGGATAAATAG
- a CDS encoding UDP-N-acetylmuramoyl-tripeptide--D-alanyl-D-alanine ligase translates to MKILFNILDKIFGIKSVVEKNEIGHVVMDSRKVQKGDLFFAINNGNSYIDDVLEKGAALVIADNYKGNDKRVIKVEDTIKCMQELAKKYRHTLDVKVIAITGSNGKTTTKDMIYSVLSQKYVTAKTMGNLNNHIGVPFTILQLDEKCEAAVLELGMSGFGEIDLLSSIVEPDIGVITNIGDSHLEFLKTRENVFKAKTELVKYVSAENLIVFGDDPFLKDLNGIKVGYENNNNYQIKNFTDSDEGLSFEMEEKKYTVSLNGKHNCINTAMAIVIGKKMGVSYEEISNGLKNLELTPMRFQKIEKENIIYINDAYNASPISVSFSLETFDKLYNDALKITVLGDMLELGEKEIEYHENIIEKALIIHTDKIYLYGERMAKALKVIQGNKEKITHFTNKEDIKNILEKEHGKTAVLLKGSRGMKLEEIIR, encoded by the coding sequence ATGAAAATACTTTTTAATATTCTGGATAAAATATTTGGAATAAAGAGTGTAGTTGAAAAAAATGAAATAGGTCATGTAGTTATGGACAGCAGAAAAGTCCAAAAAGGGGATCTGTTTTTTGCTATAAATAATGGGAACAGCTATATAGATGATGTACTTGAAAAAGGTGCAGCCTTAGTAATAGCTGATAATTACAAAGGAAATGATAAAAGAGTAATTAAAGTAGAGGATACTATAAAGTGTATGCAGGAGCTTGCTAAAAAATACAGACATACTCTTGATGTAAAAGTTATTGCTATAACTGGAAGCAATGGGAAAACTACTACAAAAGATATGATATATTCTGTATTGTCCCAAAAATATGTAACTGCTAAAACTATGGGAAATCTTAATAATCATATAGGAGTCCCATTTACAATTCTGCAATTAGATGAAAAATGTGAAGCAGCAGTTCTTGAATTAGGAATGAGCGGCTTTGGAGAGATAGACTTATTATCTAGTATAGTTGAACCTGATATTGGGGTTATAACTAATATAGGAGACTCTCACTTGGAGTTCCTGAAAACTAGAGAAAATGTTTTTAAAGCAAAAACTGAATTAGTAAAATATGTTTCAGCAGAAAATTTAATTGTATTTGGAGATGATCCATTTCTTAAAGATCTTAATGGAATAAAAGTAGGTTATGAAAATAATAATAACTATCAAATTAAAAATTTTACTGACAGTGATGAGGGGCTGTCTTTTGAGATGGAAGAGAAAAAATATACTGTATCTCTAAATGGAAAACATAACTGTATAAATACAGCTATGGCAATAGTAATAGGAAAGAAAATGGGAGTATCTTATGAAGAAATAAGTAATGGATTGAAAAATCTTGAGCTTACTCCAATGAGATTTCAAAAAATAGAGAAAGAAAATATTATTTATATAAATGATGCATATAATGCCAGCCCGATATCGGTAAGCTTCTCTCTTGAAACTTTTGATAAACTGTATAATGATGCCTTAAAAATAACAGTTTTGGGAGATATGTTGGAACTTGGAGAAAAAGAGATAGAATATCATGAAAATATTATAGAAAAAGCTTTAATTATCCATACTGATAAGATATACTTATATGGAGAGAGAATGGCAAAAGCTTTAAAAGTTATACAGGGAAACAAAGAAAAAATAACTCATTTCACAAATAAAGAAGATATAAAAAATATTCTTGAGAAAGAACATGGAAAAACTGCTGTTCTTTTAAAAGGGTCTCGTGGAATGAAACTTGAAGAGATAATAAGATAA
- the murD gene encoding UDP-N-acetylmuramoyl-L-alanine--D-glutamate ligase: MKKAMVFGAGVSGLGAEHLLKNMGYEVILVDDKKGISSKEGMEHLNEIEVFVKSPGVPYNELVMKAKEKKIKLIDEIELSYEYMVQYGIKSKIIAVTGTNGKTTTTSKITELLQYAGYKAEYAGNIGVSYAELLLKYQDLDYIVLELSSYQLENLLDFKPWITMVINLTPDHLSRYKDIDDYYKTKFNIGKNQTEDDYFIFNLDSKEVVEREALVLGKKIKISQNISEKCDFWAENGKLYGKDGEILECSKLSLKGKHNLENVLFITATAEIVGISNEKIREFLYNTETIEHRMEDFFDYGKVKFINDSKGTNIDSTKFAVEAFDQCILICGGFDKKLDWVPLADLIKIHAKETYLIGETAEDINRILLEKGYDSSKIFLLRDLRSCLLNMKERFNPEEHQVVLLSPATSSFDQFKSYEHRGEVFKELVREIFGR, translated from the coding sequence ATGAAAAAAGCAATGGTCTTCGGAGCTGGTGTAAGCGGTCTTGGAGCTGAACATCTGCTAAAAAATATGGGATATGAAGTAATATTAGTTGATGATAAAAAGGGAATATCTTCTAAAGAAGGAATGGAACATCTGAATGAAATAGAGGTTTTTGTAAAAAGTCCAGGAGTGCCATACAATGAACTTGTAATGAAAGCTAAAGAAAAAAAAATAAAATTGATAGATGAAATTGAATTAAGTTATGAATATATGGTACAATATGGAATAAAAAGTAAAATAATAGCTGTGACAGGGACAAATGGAAAGACTACTACTACCTCTAAAATCACAGAATTGCTTCAATATGCTGGATATAAAGCTGAGTATGCAGGAAATATAGGTGTTTCCTATGCAGAACTGCTTTTAAAATATCAAGATCTGGACTATATTGTTTTAGAGTTAAGTTCATATCAACTTGAAAATCTTCTTGATTTTAAACCTTGGATAACTATGGTTATAAATCTTACTCCTGACCATCTTTCTAGATATAAGGATATAGATGATTATTATAAAACAAAATTCAATATTGGTAAAAATCAAACTGAGGATGATTATTTTATCTTTAATCTTGATTCTAAAGAAGTGGTAGAAAGAGAAGCGCTTGTATTGGGTAAAAAGATAAAAATATCTCAGAATATCAGTGAAAAATGTGATTTCTGGGCGGAAAATGGAAAGCTCTATGGAAAAGATGGAGAGATATTGGAATGCTCTAAACTTTCATTAAAAGGAAAACATAATCTTGAAAATGTGCTTTTTATTACAGCGACAGCTGAAATAGTAGGAATATCAAATGAGAAGATAAGAGAGTTTCTATACAATACAGAAACTATTGAACATAGAATGGAAGACTTTTTTGATTATGGAAAAGTAAAATTCATAAATGATTCTAAGGGAACAAATATTGATTCAACAAAATTTGCAGTGGAGGCTTTTGATCAGTGCATTCTTATTTGCGGAGGATTTGACAAAAAGCTTGACTGGGTTCCTCTGGCAGACCTGATAAAGATTCATGCAAAAGAGACATATCTCATAGGTGAAACTGCTGAAGATATTAACAGGATACTTTTAGAAAAAGGTTATGACAGCAGCAAGATATTTCTTCTTAGAGATTTAAGAAGCTGTTTATTAAATATGAAGGAAAGATTTAACCCAGAAGAACATCAAGTGGTACTTCTTTCCCCAGCAACTTCCAGCTTTGATCAGTTTAAAAGTTATGAACACAGAGGGGAAGTATTCAAGGAATTAGTAAGAGAAATCTTTGGTAGGTGA
- a CDS encoding D-alanine--D-alanine ligase, producing the protein MKIAVFMGGISSEREVSLNSGKAILESLLKQGYDAYGIDVTKENLVSAFIDNEYDFAYLAFHGGFGEDGRVQGLLDMLGKPYTGSGAEASGIAMDKVITKKLAESAGVRVAKNYDKVSDIDSYPVVIKPALEGSSVGIFFCHNREEAEKAAGELVGKKIVIEEMITGDELTVGVINGEGIGVLRIIPKNEFYDYESKYAEGGSVHEYPAKIDKKAYDEALENAVKVHNVLGLAGISRSDFILKDDKVYFLEVNTLPGMTKTSLIPDLATLKGYTYDDVVRIMVETFKR; encoded by the coding sequence TTGAAGATAGCAGTATTTATGGGAGGAATATCTTCTGAAAGAGAAGTGTCTCTCAATAGTGGAAAAGCAATTTTAGAAAGCCTTTTAAAGCAGGGCTATGATGCATATGGAATTGATGTTACAAAAGAAAATCTGGTTTCAGCCTTCATTGATAATGAATATGATTTTGCATATCTTGCATTTCATGGAGGATTTGGAGAGGATGGAAGAGTACAGGGACTTCTTGATATGCTTGGAAAGCCATACACTGGTTCAGGAGCAGAGGCAAGCGGAATAGCTATGGATAAAGTTATTACTAAAAAACTTGCTGAAAGTGCAGGAGTGAGAGTTGCAAAAAATTATGACAAAGTATCTGATATAGATTCGTATCCTGTTGTAATTAAACCAGCTCTTGAGGGTTCAAGTGTAGGAATATTCTTCTGCCATAATAGAGAAGAAGCAGAAAAAGCAGCAGGAGAACTTGTTGGGAAAAAAATAGTCATAGAAGAGATGATAACTGGAGATGAACTTACAGTTGGAGTAATCAATGGAGAAGGAATTGGAGTACTTAGAATAATTCCCAAAAATGAATTTTATGATTATGAATCAAAGTATGCTGAAGGTGGATCGGTACATGAATACCCTGCTAAAATAGATAAAAAAGCATATGATGAAGCACTTGAAAATGCTGTGAAAGTACATAATGTACTTGGACTTGCAGGAATATCAAGAAGCGATTTCATTCTTAAAGATGATAAAGTATATTTCCTTGAAGTAAATACGCTTCCTGGAATGACAAAAACAAGTCTTATTCCAGATCTAGCAACTTTAAAAGGATATACATATGATGATGTTGTAAGAATAATGGTGGAAACATTTAAAAGATAG
- a CDS encoding cell division protein FtsQ/DivIB yields MKFIIRLFTILGISFLVFSIPSKFLKLDFFKIKRVNIKGEPKLLLRELTELGKTTYNKNIWDLDFKSIEDALKKDVRVKDASIKNNALGELTISVEEKELYYYAQIKDKIYLVDSEGIVFGTFNEKEKKDIPLISVNKEEDIKSLLNVLVLMDDYILKELVSQIYIKDKNCIEIILVDGTILKTNEEIKREKYKVVETLYSELIKSKKVEYIDLRFNDFIVKSLGDKSDDR; encoded by the coding sequence TTGAAATTTATAATAAGACTTTTCACAATATTAGGAATAAGTTTTTTAGTTTTCTCTATTCCTTCAAAATTCTTAAAGCTGGATTTCTTTAAGATAAAGAGGGTTAATATAAAAGGAGAACCAAAATTATTATTAAGGGAATTGACAGAACTAGGGAAAACAACATATAATAAGAACATATGGGACTTAGATTTTAAGAGTATAGAAGATGCATTAAAAAAAGATGTCAGAGTAAAAGATGCCAGTATAAAAAATAATGCATTGGGAGAACTCACTATAAGTGTAGAAGAAAAAGAGCTATATTACTACGCCCAAATCAAGGATAAAATATATTTAGTGGATTCAGAAGGGATAGTCTTTGGAACTTTCAATGAAAAAGAAAAGAAGGATATTCCTCTTATTTCAGTAAATAAAGAAGAGGATATAAAAAGTCTGCTGAATGTTTTAGTCTTGATGGATGACTACATATTAAAAGAATTAGTGTCTCAAATCTACATAAAAGATAAAAATTGCATTGAAATAATCCTTGTAGATGGTACAATATTAAAAACCAATGAAGAGATAAAGAGAGAAAAATATAAGGTTGTAGAAACTTTATATTCGGAACTTATCAAAAGCAAAAAAGTAGAGTATATAGATTTGAGATTCAATGACTTTATAGTAAAAAGTTTGGGGGATAAAAGCGATGACAGATAA
- a CDS encoding YibE/F family protein has protein sequence MKKIGIGVVMTFLALLVFSGKLEGYFFKKENIGRVLTVDNSDAIVQGISKVGCQHLTVEVLTGKFKGKILEVNNLLSGSMEYDEFYTEKDKVLMAVMENDEKIDGKVLSLLRIEKIAALGLIFVALLVAYAGKVGLKSLLSFAGSIVIIWEYLIPALRKGENIFAVTVSALVLLSALIIFLVAGFTKKGFSAFLGTMSGLFVTAALTFLFGDTFRIDGMNQPLAQSVVFSSFMSINILDIFYAAIVIGASGAAMDIAMDMTATIEELKLHNPDISRKSLIKSGFNVGRSVIGTMTTTLLLAYSGGFLTLMILFMERNTTILQILNMKMVTSEVIKIIIGSIGLVVVAPITTYIASFIYSAKEKSSEKKIFNIGMFCKKQQEF, from the coding sequence GTGAAGAAAATAGGAATAGGAGTAGTAATGACATTCCTTGCCCTTCTAGTTTTCAGTGGGAAGCTGGAGGGGTATTTCTTTAAAAAAGAAAATATAGGAAGAGTTCTTACAGTTGATAACAGTGATGCAATAGTTCAGGGAATATCTAAAGTAGGGTGTCAGCATCTTACTGTGGAGGTCCTTACTGGAAAATTTAAGGGGAAAATATTAGAGGTAAATAATCTTTTGAGCGGAAGTATGGAGTATGATGAATTTTATACAGAAAAAGATAAAGTTCTTATGGCAGTTATGGAAAATGATGAAAAAATAGATGGGAAAGTATTATCTCTTTTAAGAATAGAGAAAATAGCTGCACTAGGCCTTATATTTGTTGCTCTTCTTGTTGCTTATGCAGGGAAAGTAGGCTTGAAATCTCTTCTTTCTTTTGCAGGAAGTATTGTAATAATCTGGGAATATCTTATACCTGCTTTAAGAAAAGGCGAAAATATATTTGCTGTAACAGTATCTGCTCTTGTTCTCTTGTCAGCTTTAATAATATTTTTAGTAGCTGGGTTTACTAAAAAGGGTTTCAGTGCTTTTCTTGGAACTATGTCAGGACTTTTTGTCACTGCTGCTCTTACATTTCTTTTTGGAGATACCTTCAGAATAGATGGAATGAACCAGCCTCTTGCTCAAAGTGTAGTATTTTCTAGTTTTATGAGTATAAATATTCTCGATATTTTCTATGCAGCAATAGTAATAGGGGCAAGTGGGGCAGCTATGGATATAGCCATGGATATGACAGCAACTATTGAAGAACTGAAACTTCACAATCCAGATATTTCCAGAAAATCTTTGATAAAATCAGGATTCAATGTTGGAAGATCAGTTATAGGAACTATGACAACTACTCTTTTACTTGCATATTCAGGAGGCTTTCTTACTTTGATGATACTATTTATGGAGAGGAATACAACTATACTTCAAATATTGAATATGAAAATGGTAACCTCTGAAGTTATTAAAATAATAATAGGAAGCATAGGACTTGTGGTAGTTGCTCCAATTACTACTTACATAGCTTCGTTCATTTACTCTGCAAAAGAAAAGAGTTCAGAAAAGAAGATTTTTAATATAGGAATGTTTTGTAAAAAACAACAAGAGTTTTAG
- the murG gene encoding undecaprenyldiphospho-muramoylpentapeptide beta-N-acetylglucosaminyltransferase, translating into MRNLKKIILTTGGTGGHIYPALAVAEGLKLKNIDVLFVGTSIRMEKEIVPEAGFRFIGLDIKPPKNIKSIFKYLKGVWQGIKIVAKEKPDAIIGFGNYISVPAIIGGILLRKKVYLQEQNANLGWTNKVLYKFAEKTFLAFDKTYDDIPLKYQKRFDVTGNPLREEINYVNENEERERLKLEEDEKVILITGGSLGAKDINDAVIKSWDKFLEDKKLRVYWATGENNFEDITKRIVKTKMSDTVKPYFNNMINIMAAADLIICRAGALTISEIIELEKPSIIIPYNSLKVGQYDNAKILEENNSALVYTNTEADTAIEKALELVKNEEALKSMRVRIRSLKKSNAVEKIINDLDIWRN; encoded by the coding sequence GTGAGAAATTTGAAAAAAATTATTTTAACGACTGGAGGAACAGGAGGGCATATTTATCCTGCTCTAGCTGTAGCAGAAGGTCTTAAATTAAAAAATATAGATGTCCTTTTTGTAGGAACAAGTATTAGAATGGAAAAAGAAATAGTTCCAGAAGCAGGATTTAGATTTATTGGTCTGGATATAAAACCTCCTAAAAATATAAAAAGTATATTTAAATATTTAAAAGGAGTATGGCAGGGGATAAAGATAGTTGCAAAGGAAAAACCTGATGCAATAATAGGGTTTGGAAACTATATTTCTGTTCCTGCTATAATTGGAGGAATACTTCTTAGAAAAAAAGTTTATCTTCAAGAGCAGAATGCTAATTTGGGATGGACAAATAAAGTATTATATAAATTTGCTGAAAAAACATTTCTTGCATTTGATAAAACATACGATGATATACCTTTAAAATATCAAAAGAGATTTGATGTAACTGGAAATCCTTTAAGAGAAGAAATCAATTATGTAAATGAAAATGAAGAAAGAGAAAGACTAAAACTGGAAGAGGATGAAAAAGTAATCCTTATAACTGGAGGAAGTCTGGGAGCAAAAGATATAAATGATGCAGTAATAAAAAGCTGGGACAAGTTTCTTGAAGATAAAAAACTGAGAGTTTATTGGGCGACTGGAGAGAACAACTTTGAAGATATCACTAAAAGAATAGTGAAAACTAAGATGTCTGATACAGTAAAACCATATTTTAATAACATGATAAATATTATGGCTGCTGCTGACCTGATAATATGTCGTGCAGGGGCTTTGACGATTTCTGAAATAATAGAACTAGAGAAACCATCAATTATTATTCCATATAATTCTTTAAAAGTTGGACAATATGACAATGCAAAGATATTAGAAGAAAATAATTCTGCTCTTGTATATACCAATACAGAGGCAGACACTGCAATTGAAAAGGCTCTTGAGTTAGTAAAAAATGAGGAAGCATTGAAGTCTATGAGAGTAAGGATAAGATCCTTAAAAAAATCCAACGCTGTAGAAAAAATTATAAATGATTTAGATATTTGGAGGAATTAA
- the gmhB gene encoding D-glycero-beta-D-manno-heptose 1,7-bisphosphate 7-phosphatase, with protein MKKAILLDRDGTINVEKDYLHRIEDFEFEKNVVEALKIFSSLGYTMAVVTNQSGIARGYYTEEDLQKLNEHIKKELEKNGVIIEKFYYCPHHPEKGVGKYKTDCICRKPNTGMLDAAIKEFDIDTAVSFMVGDTLADIDAGQKAGLTPILVKTGHGMETLEKLGDRKIDIFTSLYDFALSLK; from the coding sequence ATGAAAAAAGCAATTTTACTGGATAGAGATGGAACTATAAATGTAGAAAAAGATTATCTTCATAGGATAGAAGACTTTGAATTTGAAAAAAATGTGGTGGAGGCTCTAAAGATATTTTCTTCTCTTGGATATACAATGGCAGTTGTAACTAATCAGTCTGGTATAGCAAGGGGATATTATACAGAAGAGGATCTTCAAAAATTAAATGAACATATAAAAAAAGAACTGGAAAAAAATGGAGTAATAATAGAAAAATTCTACTACTGCCCTCATCATCCAGAAAAAGGTGTAGGAAAATACAAAACTGATTGTATATGCAGAAAGCCAAATACTGGAATGCTGGATGCTGCAATAAAAGAGTTTGATATAGATACAGCAGTGTCTTTTATGGTAGGAGATACTCTTGCAGATATAGATGCAGGACAAAAAGCTGGTCTTACTCCTATTCTAGTAAAAACAGGTCATGGTATGGAGACATTGGAAAAACTTGGAGATAGAAAAATAGATATTTTTACTTCTCTTTATGATTTTGCATTGAGCTTGAAATAA
- the mraY gene encoding phospho-N-acetylmuramoyl-pentapeptide-transferase has protein sequence MLYIIGEYFESLAFLKSMYLRGFISFTLSFVLVLILGKPFINYLKVKKFGEKIRDDGPASHLSKKGTPTMGGVLIVVVMLVTNLLVSDISNVFIDVLLVAMMGFASIGFIDDYKKFTVNKKGLSGKKKLLGQALIAILVWLFVTHIGLTGDRAFDLSIINPLVSGSMFYIGSIGMLIFILIILMGTSNAVNITDGLDGLAIMPMIICSTILGAISYFTGNVNMSEHLKLFYIPGSGEMSVFLATICGSGLGFLWYNFYPAQIFMGDTGSLTLGGVLGVVAILLKQELILPIIGGVFVMEALSVILQVGSFKLRGKRIFKMAPIHHHFELSGLAETKVTMRFWITTLIFGMVALGIIRLRGIL, from the coding sequence ATGTTATATATAATAGGGGAGTACTTTGAGAGCCTTGCTTTCTTGAAGTCTATGTATTTAAGAGGATTCATAAGTTTTACACTATCTTTTGTTTTAGTTTTGATCTTAGGAAAACCATTCATAAACTATCTTAAAGTTAAAAAATTTGGGGAAAAAATCAGAGATGATGGTCCTGCTTCACACCTTTCTAAAAAAGGAACGCCTACAATGGGTGGAGTTCTTATAGTTGTAGTAATGCTGGTAACAAATCTCCTTGTATCAGATATTTCCAATGTTTTTATAGATGTACTTCTTGTTGCTATGATGGGATTTGCCTCTATAGGATTTATTGATGATTATAAAAAATTTACTGTCAATAAAAAGGGCCTTTCTGGAAAGAAAAAACTTTTAGGTCAGGCTTTGATAGCTATTTTAGTATGGCTTTTTGTAACTCACATAGGTTTGACAGGGGACAGGGCATTTGATCTCTCTATAATAAATCCTCTAGTTTCTGGAAGTATGTTTTACATAGGAAGTATAGGTATGCTGATTTTCATTCTTATAATTCTTATGGGAACATCTAATGCAGTAAATATAACAGATGGACTAGATGGACTGGCTATAATGCCAATGATAATATGTTCTACTATCCTTGGAGCAATTTCTTACTTCACAGGAAATGTAAATATGAGTGAACACTTGAAACTTTTCTATATACCAGGTTCAGGAGAGATGTCTGTATTCCTTGCTACTATATGTGGATCAGGACTTGGATTTCTATGGTATAACTTCTATCCAGCCCAGATATTTATGGGAGATACTGGTTCTCTTACTCTAGGTGGAGTATTGGGAGTAGTTGCTATTCTTTTGAAGCAGGAACTAATTCTTCCAATAATTGGAGGCGTATTTGTAATGGAAGCTCTTTCAGTTATACTTCAAGTAGGATCTTTCAAGCTGAGAGGAAAAAGAATATTCAAGATGGCACCTATTCATCATCACTTTGAACTCAGTGGTCTAGCTGAAACAAAGGTGACAATGAGATTCTGGATAACTACTTTAATATTCGGAATGGTAGCACTTGGAATAATAAGATTAAGAGGAATTCTCTAA
- the murC gene encoding UDP-N-acetylmuramate--L-alanine ligase: MKKIYFIGINGIGMSGLAKIMKTKGYEVNGADLNRGYVTEELENMGITVYNTHEGEHVKGCDMVIASSAIKHDNPEYKYAVDNGIKIVKRGELLAMLLNDETGIAVAGTHGKTTTSSMMSSVMLDLDPTIVVGGILPEIGSNAKPGKSEYFVAEADESDNSFLFMKPSYAVITNVEEDHLDTHGCLENINKSFSQFIDQTKNEVVVCIDCENLKKLIEKKEKEKIVTYSIRDREADIFAYDIQIENGKTSYNIAIRGKNAGRYTISIPGYHNILNSLPVIYYAKKFGVNEEFLKKALENFKGSKRRYDILYCNEDKGIKIIDDYAHHPTEIKATLQGAKSIEHEKLTIIFQPHRYSRVKFLLQNFKDAFDGAEEVLLLPIYSAGEKDEFGVTVEDLGNILKNEKVVIEKNSEKIDERILNCQGHEVFMFMGAGDISKVAHRIADKLEGKNR, translated from the coding sequence ATGAAAAAGATTTACTTTATTGGTATAAATGGTATAGGAATGAGCGGTCTTGCTAAAATAATGAAAACAAAAGGTTATGAAGTAAATGGGGCTGACTTAAACAGAGGATATGTTACAGAAGAATTAGAAAATATGGGAATAACTGTCTACAATACTCATGAAGGAGAACATGTTAAAGGGTGTGACATGGTGATAGCTTCAAGTGCCATAAAACATGATAATCCTGAGTATAAATATGCAGTGGATAATGGAATAAAAATAGTAAAAAGAGGAGAGCTTTTAGCTATGCTTCTAAATGATGAAACTGGAATAGCAGTAGCAGGAACACATGGAAAAACTACTACAAGCTCTATGATGTCATCAGTTATGCTTGACCTTGATCCTACTATTGTAGTAGGAGGAATACTTCCAGAGATAGGTTCAAATGCAAAGCCTGGAAAGTCAGAGTATTTTGTAGCTGAAGCTGATGAAAGTGACAATTCTTTTCTATTTATGAAGCCATCATATGCTGTGATAACCAATGTAGAGGAAGATCATCTAGATACTCATGGATGTCTTGAAAATATAAACAAATCTTTTTCTCAATTTATTGATCAAACTAAAAATGAAGTAGTTGTGTGTATAGACTGTGAAAATCTAAAAAAATTAATTGAAAAGAAAGAAAAAGAAAAAATAGTAACATACAGTATAAGGGATAGAGAAGCAGATATATTTGCTTATGATATTCAGATAGAAAATGGGAAAACAAGTTATAACATAGCAATAAGAGGTAAGAATGCAGGAAGATATACAATATCTATTCCTGGATATCATAATATTCTTAACTCTCTGCCAGTTATTTATTATGCTAAAAAATTCGGAGTAAATGAAGAATTTTTGAAAAAAGCTTTAGAAAACTTCAAAGGTTCAAAAAGAAGATATGATATTCTTTACTGCAATGAAGATAAAGGAATAAAAATAATAGATGACTATGCACATCATCCAACAGAAATCAAAGCAACTCTACAAGGAGCGAAATCTATAGAACATGAAAAACTTACTATAATATTTCAGCCTCATCGTTACAGCAGAGTTAAGTTCCTTCTTCAAAATTTTAAAGATGCATTTGATGGAGCTGAAGAGGTACTTCTTCTTCCTATATATAGTGCTGGAGAAAAAGATGAATTTGGAGTAACTGTAGAGGATCTTGGAAATATATTAAAAAATGAGAAAGTAGTAATTGAAAAAAACAGTGAAAAAATAGATGAAAGAATATTAAACTGCCAAGGGCATGAAGTGTTTATGTTTATGGGAGCAGGAGATATCTCTAAAGTAGCTCACAGGATAGCTGATAAATTAGAAGGGAAAAACAGATAA